In Ascaphus truei isolate aAscTru1 chromosome 12, aAscTru1.hap1, whole genome shotgun sequence, the following are encoded in one genomic region:
- the IPO7 gene encoding importin-7, whose protein sequence is MDPNILIEALRGTMDPALREAAERQLNESHKSVTFVSTLLQITMSEQLDLPVRQAGVIYLKNMITQYWPDREATPGELPPHTIPEEDRHFIRENIVEAIIQSPDLIRVQLTTCIHHIIKHDYPNRWTAVVEKIGFYLQSDNSACWLGILLCLYQLVKNYEYKKPEERTPLIAAMQHFLPMLKDRFIQLLPDPSEQSVLIQKQIFKIFYALVQYTLPLELINQQNLTDWIEILKTVVDREVPAETLQVDEDDRPELPWWKCKKWALHILARLFERYGSPGNVSKEYNDFAEVFLKAFAVGVQQVLLKVLYQYKEKQYLAPRVLQQTLNYLNQGVSHAVTWKNLKPHIQGIIQDVIFPLMCYTDSDEELWQEDPYEYIRMKFDVFEDFISPTTAAQTLLFTACSKRKEVLQKTMGFCYQILTEPAADPRKKDGALHMIGSLAEILLKKKIYKDQMEFMLQNHVFPLFSSELGYMRARACWVLHYFCEVKFKIDQNLQTALELTRRCLIDDREMPVKVEAAIALQVLISNQEKAKEYIAPFIRPVMQALLHIIRETENDDLTNVIQKMICEYSEEVTPIAVEMTQHLAMTFNQVIQTGPDEEGSDDKAVTAMGILNTIDTLLSVVEDHKEITQQLEGICLQVIGTVLQQHVLEFYEEIFSLAHSLTCQQVSAQMWQLLPLVFEVFQQDGFDYFTDMMPLLHNYVTVDTDTLMSDTKYLEMIYSMCKKVLTGVAGEDAECHAAKLLEVVILQCKGRGIDQCIPLFVEAALERLTREVKTSELRTMCLQVAISALFYSPHLLLNTLENLRFPNNVEPVTNHFITQWLNDVDCFLGLHDRKICVLGLCALIDLEQRPQVLNQVSAQILPAFLLLFNGLKRAYACHAEQENDSDDDEDGEDDDEAELGSDEDDIDDDGQEYLEILAKQAGEDGDDDDWEEDDAEETALEGYNTLIDDEDSPVDEYQIFKALFQKLESRDPAWYQALTQGLNEDQGKQLQDIATLADQRRAAHESKMIEKHGGYKFNAPVVPSSFNFGGPAPGMN, encoded by the exons TCCCATAAATCTGTGACCTTCGTGTCAACTCTGCTTCAGATCACCATGTCTGAGCAACTGGATTTACCAGTAAGGCAAGCAG GTGTTATTTATTTGAAGAATATGATAACTCAGTACTGGCCTGACCGTGAGGCAACCCCAGGAGAGTTGCCCCCTCACACCATCCCTGAGGAAGACCGGCATTTTATCCGAGAAAACATCGTAGAAGCCATTATCCAGTCGCCAGATCTCATCAG AGTCCAACTCACGACCTGTATCCATCACATTATTAAGCATGATTATCCCAACCGTTGGACTGCAGTAGTGGAGAAGATTGGGTTTTATCTCCAGTCAGACAACAGTGCCTGCTGGCTTGGGATCCTCCTCTGTCTTTATCAGCTGGTGAAGAACTATGA GTACAAGAAGCCAGAGGAGAGAACTCCGCTGATAGCAGCAATGCAGCACTTCCTGCCCATGCTGAAGGATCGTTTCATCCAGCTGCTCCCTGACCCCTCTGAGCAGTCTGTCCTCATCCAGAAACAGATCTTCAAGATCTTCTATGCGCTTGTGCAG TATACTCTGCCGCTCGAGTTGATTAATCAGCAGAACTTGACCGACTGGATTGAGATTCTGAAGACGGTGGTGGACCGGGAGGTACCAGCT GAAACTCTTCAGGTTGATGAAGATGACCGACCAGAGCTGCCCTGGTGGAAATGCAAGAAGTGGGCTCTGCACATATTAGCGAGACTGTTTGAGAG ATATGGAAGCCCAGGAAATGTCTCTAAGGAGTACAATGATTTTGCTGAAGTCTTCCTGAAGGCGTTTGCTGTTGGTGTTCAGCAG GTTTTGCTGAAGGTGCTGTACCAATACAAGGAGAAGCAGTACCTGGCCCCCAGGGTCCTACAGCAGACGCTGAACTACCTGAACCAAGGAGTGTCGCACGCTGTCACTTGGAAGAACTTGAAACCCCATATCCAA GGGATTATCCAAGATGTCATTTTCCCTCTGATGTGTTACACGGACTCGGACGAGGAGCTCTGGCAGGAAGACCCGTATGAATATATCCGCATGAAATTCG ATGTGTTTGAGGACTTCATCTCCCCCACTACTGCTGCCCAGACACTGCTGTTCACAGCTTGCAGCAAAAGGAAAGAG GTACTGCAGAAGACCATGGGCTTTTGCTACCAGATCCTCACCGAGCCAGCTGCAGATCCTCGGAAGAAAGATGGAGCCCTCCATATGATTGGCTCTCTGGCTGAAATATTATTGAAG AAAAAGATCTACAAGGACCAGATGGAGTTCATGCTGCAAAACCACGTGTTCCCTCTTTTCAGCAGTGAGCTTGGTTACATGAGAGCGCGG GCTTGCTGGGTCCTTCACTATTTCTGTGAGGTGAAGTTCAAGATTGACCAAAACCTGCAGACGGCCCTGGAGCTGACCAGAAGGTGTCTGATTGATGACCGGGAGATGCCTGTGAAAGTGGAAGCAGCCATTGCTCTCCAAGTTCTTATCAGTAATCAGGAAAAAG CTAAGGAGTATATTGCGCCATTCATCAGGCCTGTAATGCAGGCTTTGCTGCACATCATCAGGGAGACCGAGAACGACGACCTTACCAATGTGATTCAGAAAATGATCTGCGAGTACAGTGAGGAAGTCACGCCCATTGCAGTGGAGATGACCCAGCATCTG GCGATGACGTTTAATCAAGTAATCCAGACTGGGCCGGATGAGGAGGGCAGTGATGACAAAGCGGTGACGGCCATGGGAATCCTAAATACCATCGACACTTTGCTCAGTGTGGTTGAAGATCATAAAGAG ATAACTCAGCAGCTTGAAGGCATTTGTCTGCAGGTGATCGGAACTGTTCTACAACAGCATGTCCTAG AGTTTTATGAAGAGATCTTTTCCTTGGCTCACAGCCTCACCTGCCAGCAAGTTTCTGCCCAGATGTGGCAGCTGTTGCCACTAGTTTTTGAGGTCTTCCAGCAGGACGGCTTTGATTACTTCACAG ACATGATGCCTCTCCTGCATAATTATGTCACTGTGGACACAGATACCCTTATGTCTGACACCAAATATCTGGAAATGATCTACAGCATGTGCAAAAAG GTCCTCACAGGGGTGGCCGGAGAAGATGCTGAATGTCACGCAGCTAAACTGTTGGAGGTCGTCATCCTGCAGTGTAAAGGTCGCGGTATTGACCAG TGCATACCGTTATTTGTGGAGGCTGCTCTGGAGAGATTAACCAGAGAAGTGAAAACGAGCGAGCTCCGAACAATGTGCCTGCAGGTTGCCATATCCGCTCTCTTCTACAGTCCCCACCTTCTACTCAACACCCTGGAAAATCTTCGCTTCCCAAATAACGTTGAGCCCGTCACAAACCACTTCATCACTCAGTGGCTTAATGATGTAGACTGCTTCCTGGG ATTACATGACCGGAAGATATGCGTACTTGGTTTGTGCGCGCTTATTGATCTGGAACAAAGACCACAGGTTTTAAATCAAGTGTCGGCTCAAATCTTGCCAGCTTTCCTCCTCTTGTTCAACGGCCTGAAAAGAGCCTACGCCTGCCATGCAGAGCAAGAAAATGACAGCGACGATGACGAGGATGGAGAAGACGACGACGAAGCTG AGCTGGGCAGTGATGAAGACGATATCGATGACGACGGGCAGGAATACCTGGAGATATTGGCGAAACAGGCTGGAGAGGACGGCGACGATGACGACTGGGAGGAAGATGATGCAGAAGAGACGGCACTAGAGGGCTACAATACGCTTATTGATGATGAAGACAGCCCAGTCGATGAATATCAGATATTTAAAGCTTTATTTCAGA AGCTTGAAAGTCGGGATCCTGCCTGGTATCAGGCGCTTACTCAAGGACTTAATGAAGATCAAGGGAAACAGTTACAAGACATAGCAACGCTGGCAGATCAGAGGCGGGCAGCTCATG aATCCAAAATGATTGAGAAACACGGAGGCTACAAATTCAATGCTCCTGTCGTGCCAAGTTCATTCAATTTTGGCGGCCCCGCCCCGGGAATGAATTga